The window ATGCCCTTCTGGGCCTCGTCGTCATCGTCCATGCGGAGCGAGTGGGTCACCTGGCGGGGCGTCAGGTCATGGAGCAGCCGGTACACCGCGTTGCTGGCCGCGAGCGTCAGGAGTCCGTCCGCCTTGTCGCCCTCCTGCTTGTACACGTACTCATCCTCGGCGAGCAGCACCTTGCCCGCGGCGTTGTAGGCCGTCACGCCCAGCGCGACCTTGCCGACGTAGACGTCCTGCTTGCGCTTGTGGACGTTGCCCTTGTCGTCCTTGGTCTCGGTGACGCGGGTCTCCATGTCGGTGTTCCAGTCGAGCACGTCGACGCGCAGGCCAATCTCCCCCGGCGCGAGCGGGGTGGCCTTGTCGCCGTGCACCTCCACCGTGCGCCCGGCGACCTTCACGATGGTGCCCTCGTCGGTGCGGTCCACGAGCGCGAAGTAGCCGTCATTGCGGCTCTGCCGCTTCAGCTCCCGGACGACGTAGTCGCGGGCGCTGCGGCGGCCCTCGGTCTGCACGAGGGCCAGCTGCTTCGCGGAGCCGACGTTGACCTTCGCGGGCTCGAGGACCCGTACCTTGAGGGCAGGCGAACAGCCGACGACGAGCGTGGCCAGCAGCAACAACGGACGCAGTGAGCGCAAGTGCATGGGATTCTCTCGAAGAAGCAGGGGACGACGCTCCACCGGGCGCGAGACCTGAAGCCCCGGCCCGGGGAGCAGCAGGAAGGTGTCGCAACCCACCTCCCTGGCGATATTCCACTTAAGGGGTACGGCGCCGGGGCCCGCGCTCAGCGCAGGGTGACGGACAGCCGGTAGTCGAAGACCGTGGCCGCGCCACTCGACGAGGACGAGGCGCCCACCCGGAGGTAGTAGGTGCCGGCGGGCAGGTCCCGGGCGCCGAAGTGGTCGGGCGTCGGTCCGCGGCCATCGAGGCGCGAGCAGTAGCCCCGGCCCGTGTCATCGTCGCTGGCCAGCACGTTGCCGCCGGCATCGAGCAGCGCCAGGACGCTGTCCATGCCGTTGGACTCGCAGGTCTCCGCACCGGCCCCGGTGCCCTCGGTGATTTCCGCGAGCAGCGAGCGTCCTCCCACGGGCAGGGTGAGGCGGTAGACGTCCACGTCCCCCTGCGTCGGATGCGTGGCGGTGACGAACGCCTCTCCGCCCGTGAGGGTCAGCGGCGTGGCGGTGGCGGGCGTCTCGTTGGGCTCCGTCTCGCCCCCCGCGCTGGCCAGGAAGGACACGTCCAGCACGTAGGCGAAGGAGGACTCCCTTCCCGGCGTCGCGGAGACCTCCACGTAGTGCGTCCCCGCCGCCAGGTGGACGGTGAGCGCCGCGCAGGCGCTGATGCCCTCGTCGTAGGACACCGCCGTGACAGCGCCCGCCGTGTCCAGCAGCCGGACCCGCGTGTCCACGTCGAAGCCGCAGCGCAGCAGCCCTCCGTGGAAGGTCTCGAAGCGCACCACGGTGGGCGCCGCGAGCTCCACGCGGTACAGGTCCAGGTCGCTATCGGAGGGGAGGCTCCCGGTGAACCGCGTGCTGCCCGTGACTCGCACGGGCGCCCCGCCGGTGGCACGGGCGTCCGCCTCCGTCCGCGTCCCGTTGGGCTCCACCTCCGCCGAGGCGCCTTCCACGGCACAGGTCCGGCTGCAGCCATCTCCGTCCGTGGTGTTGCCGTCGTCGCACGGCTCGGGGGCATCCAGGAAGCCATCGCCGCACACCGGGACGCGCTCACACGTGCTGGTGCAGCCCTGCCCGCCGTCGCACTCCTCGCTGCCGGTGACGGTGCCGTCGCCGCAGACGGCCTCGTGGCGCATCCGCAGGGTGTACGCGGGAACCGCGTCGCCCGAGACGGACCGGAGGCGCACGTACCAGGTGCCCGGCGCGAGCCGGCGCATGGCGCGGTTTCCATCCGACGCGGAGAGGCGGGGGCAGTAGCCCGGGCCGCTGTCGTCGTCGGAGGCGACCTGGTTGCCGCTCGCATCGAGCAGGGCCATGCCCGGGTCGATGGCCGCGCAGTACGACGGCCCCGACTCGTCGAAGACCTCCAGGGCCAGGTCCGTGGTGGCCGTGAGCGTGAAGCGGTAGAGGTCCACGTCGCTCCCGCTGGAGAGCGCGCCTCCGGAGAAGCCCATGGGCACCAGCGGCCCGCTGGCGGTGGCCGTCGTGTCGTTGGGCTCCGCCTCCAGGGTGGGCGGCACCATGCAGAACCGGTTGCACGCGTCTCCGTCCACCGTGTTGCCGTCGTCGCAGGCCTCGCTCCCCGTCCGCTCGCCGTCGCCACAGGTGGCGACACGCTGGACGTTCAGACCATAGGGAAGGGCGGTCGTCCCACTACTGAAGACCGACGCTTCGACCTCGACGTAGTAGGTGCCGGGAAGCAGGCGCGTCAGGGCGGCATTGCTCGTGGGGTCCAGCAGCGAGCACAGGCTCAGGCCGCTGTCGTCGTCCGAAGCGAGGCTGGAGCCGTTCGCGTCCAGCAGCCGGACATAGGTGTCGATGTCCTGGCAGCTGTGAGGCCCCCGGCTGTCGTCCGTGCTGATGCGAAGGTCCGTCACGCGGGTGAGGGTGAAGCGGTACACGTCCGTGTCACTCCGGGAAGCCAGCGCGCCGAAGGCCCGCGCCGGCACCCAGGGCAGCACGGTGGCGGTGGTGGTCTCCTCGTTCGGCTCGGCCTCGAACACGCCTTCCACGTTGCACGTGGCGTTGCACCCGTCGCCCGCCGCCGTGTTGCCGTCGTCGCACGTCTCCGCGCCGCGCACGCGCCCGTCACCGCACACGCCCGCGCAGACGCTGGGCGTGCCGTTGCACGTGTACCCGGACTCCACCGCACACGTGGCGCCGCACCCGTCGTTGGCGGCCGTGTTGCCGTCGTCGCACGCCTCCGCTGCCGTCCGCACGCCGTCACCGCAGCGGGGCGCGCAGGTGCTGGGCGTGCCGGAGCAGGTGTACCCGGACTCCACCGTGCACGTGGCGCCACACCCGTCACCCGCGGCGGTGTTGCCGTCGTCGCACGTCTCCGCGCCCCCCCACACCCCGTCGCCACAGCGGCGCGCGCAGGTGCTGGGCGTGCCGGTGCACGAGTACCCGG of the Pyxidicoccus xibeiensis genome contains:
- a CDS encoding tetratricopeptide repeat protein, giving the protein MHLRSLRPLLLLATLVVGCSPALKVRVLEPAKVNVGSAKQLALVQTEGRRSARDYVVRELKRQSRNDGYFALVDRTDEGTIVKVAGRTVEVHGDKATPLAPGEIGLRVDVLDWNTDMETRVTETKDDKGNVHKRKQDVYVGKVALGVTAYNAAGKVLLAEDEYVYKQEGDKADGLLTLAASNAVYRLLHDLTPRQVTHSLRMDDDDEAQKGIIEVAEKGNLEGAITQLKAYAEQHPENGGAWYNLAVLQDASGEYEQALEHYSRAISLASKDFYVKMKQQCEGRLASRLALME
- a CDS encoding DUF4215 domain-containing protein — encoded protein: MTMSRRPTSGLLVLVALTLSAMACTSPEPPDSPEDCPTGQTSCSGTCRDLTTDVQHCGACGTACSAGNTCVAGQCVALQGCGDGRLSSTEACDDGNRRADDGCGATCQVESGYSCTGTPSTCARRCGDGVWGGAETCDDGNTAAGDGCGATCTVESGYTCSGTPSTCAPRCGDGVRTAAEACDDGNTAANDGCGATCAVESGYTCNGTPSVCAGVCGDGRVRGAETCDDGNTAAGDGCNATCNVEGVFEAEPNEETTTATVLPWVPARAFGALASRSDTDVYRFTLTRVTDLRISTDDSRGPHSCQDIDTYVRLLDANGSSLASDDDSGLSLCSLLDPTSNAALTRLLPGTYYVEVEASVFSSGTTALPYGLNVQRVATCGDGERTGSEACDDGNTVDGDACNRFCMVPPTLEAEPNDTTATASGPLVPMGFSGGALSSGSDVDLYRFTLTATTDLALEVFDESGPSYCAAIDPGMALLDASGNQVASDDDSGPGYCPRLSASDGNRAMRRLAPGTWYVRLRSVSGDAVPAYTLRMRHEAVCGDGTVTGSEECDGGQGCTSTCERVPVCGDGFLDAPEPCDDGNTTDGDGCSRTCAVEGASAEVEPNGTRTEADARATGGAPVRVTGSTRFTGSLPSDSDLDLYRVELAAPTVVRFETFHGGLLRCGFDVDTRVRLLDTAGAVTAVSYDEGISACAALTVHLAAGTHYVEVSATPGRESSFAYVLDVSFLASAGGETEPNETPATATPLTLTGGEAFVTATHPTQGDVDVYRLTLPVGGRSLLAEITEGTGAGAETCESNGMDSVLALLDAGGNVLASDDDTGRGYCSRLDGRGPTPDHFGARDLPAGTYYLRVGASSSSSGAATVFDYRLSVTLR